The following proteins are encoded in a genomic region of Ostrea edulis chromosome 7, xbOstEdul1.1, whole genome shotgun sequence:
- the LOC125653468 gene encoding uncharacterized protein LOC125653468, with amino-acid sequence MDVRVFTCCLCLTLVIGCIVDDKYSELTPADLVSRLEVIVYGEVIGFAQRDYLTDGTFRVYCVIKGDTRILENITIEAVSPRSACSGTYVYWVNVTSNFDKTGAVMILGLQETKTAGVYEFHEVNDLQSSAFDNSPESWKLIYSVVKSEIFPPINAAVDRCPGKSDPKGPAVGKQPVTGKQGENSGVRNRMDTIMTCTVVILTMVLLSRDPR; translated from the coding sequence ATGGACGTCCGAGTTTTCACGTGTTGTCTTTGTTTGACGTTAGTAATTGGATGCATTGTGGACGATAAGTATTCCGAACTGACCCCAGCTGACCTCGTGTCACGACTAGAGGTAATTGTTTACGGGGAAGTGATCGGATTCGCCCAGAGGGATTATCTGACCGACGGTACATTCCGTGTATACTGTGTCATTAAAGGGGACACTAGAATCCTAGAAAATATAACGATCGAGGCCGTGAGTCCGAGGTCGGCCTGCTCCGGGACATACGTCTATTGGGTCAACGTAACGTCTAATTTTGATAAGACCGGGGCCGTTATGATCCTGGGACTTCAAGAAACCAAAACAGCGGGGGTGTACGAATTCCACGAGGTCAACGATCTGCAGTCGTCTGCCTTCGACAACAGTCCGGAGTCATGGAAACTAATATATAGCGTAGTGAAGTCCGAAATATTCCCACCCATTAACGCGGCCGTGGATAGGTGTCCGGGGAAAAGTGACCCGAAGGGGCCTGCAGTCGGTAAGCAGCCAGTGACCGGCAAACAAGGAGAGAACAGTGGCGTGAGAAACAGAATGGACACTATCATGACTTGCACAGTGGTCATCTTAACTATGGTGTTGTTGTCACGTGATCCGAGGTAG